GCTGCCGGGAGTCGTAGGCACCCACCGGCCTAGAGACGGCACCTCTGTCGCTTCTCTGGAGCGGTTATCGGTAACCATGTAGAGACCAATCCAGTCCTTGCTGTCGTGCTTTGCGGGAGCGCGCCACTTAACTTTCAAAGGGGCGCCATATTCAAAGATCATGGTCTCGACACCGCGTTGGAATCGGGCCGTCAGACCCTCCTTGCCCGTGGCACGCTCATTGGCGGCTGATAGGCTTGAGGGGGTGCCTTCTACGGAGAGGGAATAGAGCTTAGGGTCTAGCCCAGCGAGATCCGGAGACAGGCGTGTGACGGTCAGACGAGCCGGGTACTTGTTGAACAGGGCCGAGGTGTCGCGGACGATCGTCTTGATGCCGGAAGCGAACTTGGGGCGCGCGGTATCGAGGAACTCCTCAATGAACTGTGCCGTGTCGTCAATCACCTTGTCGACACCGCGTTGCCAGCCCTGGACGGGCGGTGGCAGCGAACGTTTGATAAACTTGGTCAGGCCAGCCTCTTGACGAATGCCGCGACCATACGTCTTCTGCATGTGCGGCTTCTCAATAAAGTTGATGAAGCCCAACGTAAACAGCTGGCTGACAAGAGCCATGACGAAGATGGCTCTGCTCCATGTAATGAGGGCAGAGCCCCAGAGGCCAGCAGTGCCAAAGATGCGCTCGGGGTTGTTGAGGAAGCGGTAGATGGACTTGTATGTCAGCCTGGCGGTGGAGTCGTAAAAGAAGTCACCGTAGAACCAGCCAAACTCGCCGAGGGAGTCGTACACGCTGATGAATGTCCAGACCTGGAGGGAGACGAGGCCGGCTCCGACCACGTGCTTGAGGAGGACCCAGCCGTACGCCCAGTCCTCTGGCGGCGAGTACATCTTCCAGCACGCGGCGATGAAGGATCCCGTGCACATGACAGAGCTCAAATGGTACATGCCCTTCCACTGATTCCATGCCTCAGTGTGGCTCTCGCCGTACTTGAGGAAATGTCTCGTCCAGAACTTATTGCGGGACTGCCACGCGAGGATGGCACCCAGGCCGAGGTGATACCACACGCGCCAGAACAGAGCGTGCAGTAAGAACAGGACTTGGTACACCGACGTCGATGGGGTCACAATGGTCAGGACGGCCATGTAGAAGCCGAGCAACAGAACCGAGGTATCTGTGATGCGGAATAGGTCGAGGTTGTTCAAGCCGATCAGGTTGTGCACCTGCGCGGGCGCTTCGGGCGACGACTCCTGGACCGTGGCAGCCTGGTCACCCACGATTTCATCGTTGATGGCGACGAGCTCCGGCTGACCGGTAAGCGGCGTCGAGGCAGTGCGCTTACGCGGGGCAGGCGGGTTGTACGTCTTCTCAATGTGCGGGTTCTCaacaacgacgaggaaggcgAACTGGGCGAGATGGGCAATGATTGAGATGAAGAGGACCTCATAGCTCGCAGCCATCATGGAAATGCCGTAGTAGCCAGCGTAGCCAATGGAGTACATGGGGTGCGGGGCCATCTCAAAGACGCCGTCAAAGGTCAGCTCCTGGTCGACGAGGTAGAAAAAGTCGCCCCAGTACCAAGCGTAGTCCTTGACGACGCGGTGGGCATCCAGCTTGACCCAGAGATTGAAGAGGACCAAGAGGATGCCGATGGACCATCGTCCAAAACCGACAAAGGGGTTCTCGCCGGCGGGTGTGTGACCGCAGATCACGGCAAAGAGGCAGTAGGAGACAAAGTCACACATCAAGATCAGATCGACGACACGGCGGAAGACTAGCCAGGTGTTGTACTCCATGGGGGCTTTCTCAAACTCGTAGTCCTCGGGGATCTTGGCCTCGAGCTCACGCTTCAACATGTTGTAGAGCCAAGGGCGGGGTTGTTTTCCCGACGAGGGGTGCTCAAAGAGCTTCCATCTCGCGGCCCACGTCTCCAGCCTGCGGTGGTTGGACTGGATGGTGAGGAGGTATCCAATGCCAATGTTGTACGAGGCTCGCcagaagaggaagacgagCGCGAACAAGGGACGCTTCAGGTTGCCGGGCACAAAATAGGCCGCAACAATCTGGAGGGCGAGAATGGCCAAGACGAGCAAATCGGAGAGGTTCTTGGGCTGTCTCGGATCGAGCAGCTGCGACACCATGTCGTGCGTGGTGGGGACGGTGAAGACTAGGCGATTGTCAGTCGACAGCAAGTAAAGCACATCACCGCGAAACCCACCTGTGCCATCGGGAGTTCGACCAAACGTCTTGTTGGGCTTTTGCAGTGAGTCTTCAGACTGGTCGTCCGCGGCGGCTGAGGGGTTTAGACCATCCTCGCCGTTGCCAGCCGCGGACGTCCGCCTCTGGCGCTGACGCAGAGAGCCGACATCACTTGCGAGGGGCGCGGCGGAAGAGCTCATGCTAGGCCAAAGGGCAGGAGCAGCGTAGCAATCGACAATGCCGATGGAGGGGTTTAGGTTATTTTCACACGCAGGGGGGTCGGTAAGGGCGTTGTGCGATGATGATTCTGTTGCTCAGGCTGTCCATGAGCCGCCAGTGTCAAGGTTGACTTTTTGTGTGCGCGAGAAACGAGCAGGAGCAATGCAAGAAGAGCAAGAGTTCAGGCGAGGAGAGAGGAGGAGAGAAGACAGGCGAAGAGGCAAGACGTTGGGAAGAAGGACGACGTGGAAAGAACGTCACAGACAAGGGTTGAGGGTGCAGCTGGAGGTTTCCAATGGGAGGCAGCGTTGTGAGGAAGCACTGGGAAGGTACGGTACGGAGGCACCTGCCGCACTTACACTGTACGACCAGCCCCACTAGTCCGGCGGGTTAGGTTTGGTTCCTGCTGATTTGGATTGGTTTGGATTGAGAAAGCCCGCCCGTCCCGCAACTGTTGAATTCGT
This is a stretch of genomic DNA from Colletotrichum lupini chromosome 10, complete sequence. It encodes these proteins:
- a CDS encoding phosphatidylethanolamine N-methyltransferase translates to MSSSAAPLASDVGSLRQRQRRTSAAGNGEDGLNPSAAADDQSEDSLQKPNKTFGRTPDGTVFTVPTTHDMVSQLLDPRQPKNLSDLLVLAILALQIVAAYFVPGNLKRPLFALVFLFWRASYNIGIGYLLTIQSNHRRLETWAARWKLFEHPSSGKQPRPWLYNMLKRELEAKIPEDYEFEKAPMEYNTWLVFRRVVDLILMCDFVSYCLFAVICGHTPAGENPFVGFGRWSIGILLVLFNLWVKLDAHRVVKDYAWYWGDFFYLVDQELTFDGVFEMAPHPMYSIGYAGYYGISMMAASYEVLFISIIAHLAQFAFLVVVENPHIEKTYNPPAPRKRTASTPLTGQPELVAINDEIVGDQAATVQESSPEAPAQVHNLIGLNNLDLFRITDTSVLLLGFYMAVLTIVTPSTSVYQVLFLLHALFWRVWYHLGLGAILAWQSRNKFWTRHFLKYGESHTEAWNQWKGMYHLSSVMCTGSFIAACWKMYSPPEDWAYGWVLLKHVVGAGLVSLQVWTFISVYDSLGEFGWFYGDFFYDSTARLTYKSIYRFLNNPERIFGTAGLWGSALITWSRAIFVMALVSQLFTLGFINFIEKPHMQKTYGRGIRQEAGLTKFIKRSLPPPVQGWQRGVDKVIDDTAQFIEEFLDTARPKFASGIKTIVRDTSALFNKYPARLTVTRLSPDLAGLDPKLYSLSVEGTPSSLSAANERATGKEGLTARFQRGVETMIFEYGAPLKVKWRAPAKHDSKDWIGLYMVTDNRSREATEVPSLGRWVPTTPGSYDAATADKAILIPDRPAQKQDASDPDIVEGEVIFEGDRLWWTQGVFEFRYHHAGNHHVMTISQPFEIRIGKFDEDDVEVDANGMYEKAVEQALLPLVQNCCDRDHDIAPTTVDEPFGGHVERDGKYAKRIVYAIHQMFGIEFAPAIVPADGNVRKMAWRICNAKQVLESRMGNKSVWMGVPSRRAPARDTARKDGLAFLVHTVPRVEPVFWIVSAPHSDYSAVVSATGFRFEVQVPALPRQGDSVLAPGTLRGLARKWAVFAPRVQDLVVVILFFSVPCSHSSPSSHSFRASFSPCSHLFAPAGLVPLLLSSPAAATLLYASSYSGAVTTLNLTLSGTNATQSTLQSLSSSNGCAPSPSWLQLDKANARLFCTDEGLTTNVGTVSSFKTGADGVLEQLAKTETISGPVSAVVFGEKGQGLAIAQYGGSSVSWFDISNPAALTPVKSETFNMSAPGPNPSRQDAPHPHEVFLDPKGQFVLVPDLGADLVRVFAVDGANNLVAAPGSGPRHVEFLVTPEGKTYLYLISELANTVTAYDVAYRENKTLGFTEVFSGSTYGAGASAPAGASAAEIWISSDGKFLTVSSRNDSAFSISNPDTPGEGAQIPSDSLNTFTIDAKTGGLTLLQKFPAGGRIPRQFSVSKAGDLVAVGLQSDSRVVVISRDAASGKLGEILTSAKVDGEVTAVIFDE